Below is a window of Poecile atricapillus isolate bPoeAtr1 chromosome 2, bPoeAtr1.hap1, whole genome shotgun sequence DNA.
TGCACCGAGAAGGCTcctggaagagagaagaggagaTGCTAGGGATTTAGACACTACACTCATTACCTTTGTCACTAGAGTAAGGTGTGTGGACATTGTTGTTTGGAATAGAGACATTCTGATGCTGTGGCTGGTTCACTGTTTCTAAAAAGGAGACGAGGTTCTCATGGTGTGATAGTTCTTCTGCCACAGGGAAGGAAACAATATTCCAGTTCAGTTGAGTATCCCCTTCTGTCAGTGCCcggaaaagggaaggaattgGTTCATGCAACTCCTCAACAGTGCTCTTGGATGTTGGAGGCGTGTCACTGTAATTGCGAGGATTGCACATACCTGgaggaagaaaacaataaattaCACAGAACCCCCTAAGCTCTTCTTCTTGGAACAGGCAGAAATACTAAGAGAATTAAAActcctgtttttttttggttttttttttttttttttttttcctgaaaagaacACAAGAGAATTCTTTCATATCTATCCCACTCTCAGCCCAGTAGCAGAAATGCTATCAAAAACAGCAGGACAAGCTTTCCATAACAGCAGGTTTCGGACTGCTCAGATTTCTACAAAACACACCTGTGACttgtgaaaagaaaaacctcaTCTAAACAGCATTTTGTTTCCCTTTCAATGTTAGCATTACAGCTTAGAAAATGGAGGGTTCAGTGGAAGGTTTGTtttccctgggagaagagacaaaGCACAGTATAATTGATAGGAGCATAAACCTGGAATGCAAGGTTAGGACTGAAAAAAGGGAGTATCTTGATAAGTCTGAGGTACGTGAAACTTTTGATCACAACTCAAGTATTTAATCTCatctgctgcagcagtgcaCTAGATCTTTTTAGTCATCTGCCAGAGATGCAAAGATCACTATCAGGACAGAGCATGAGTCTGAATTACTTTACTTGCGTAGAGACAGCCAAGACGAACCTCATTTTGCTACTTAGCTGGAAGGGCTACAACAGGCAAAATACTCATTTCTAGGTTActtcttccttatttttcaaCATCTTCTGCAGtatctttttttaaaccttGTAATCTTCTTTCACTTTGCCAACTCCTACAAAATGTTTTTGATATGCAATGACGGAGCCAGTTTTCATTAACCATTTAAACACTAACATTTATTACTAACAATGAAACTGAAGGGCATCTCAATTTAAGTCcattctgtggaaaaaaacaagattaaaaataaaatttgtatcTGCATAGGTCTTTTACACTCAGGAGCCAGAAAAAACTGTTAGAAGTCACCAGTCAAGAGACAGGCAAATCCATTTTCCTCATGTACATCTGGATATAATTTTGGGTAGTTTCACAGACACAGGTTTAGACAGCTACAGCTGCAAAGCACACCAATTTCTGAAGTATAAAAGTGATATGAGATAAGAATGTTCAAAGTCTACCTGCCTCACAGAGAAGTATCTCTTGCCCCGTAGATCCACTAGGACTCCAGtttcacaaataattttgtttaacTAAAGCCTTGCACAAACCCATAATCTTCTCAACCTAAGTAGATAGATTTCCATAGTGAACAAAGCAGAGGGAAGTTTGTCCATGGTGATTAGCATGAGATCTAGCAAATCTTAAGCAAGTGGTTAGCATTACTAGCATTTGGTAATAGGAATGCTCCACAGCAGTCTGCACCTATAAAAAGGTGAGCCAAGTACAGAGTAGGAAATAAATAAGCCTCTTTTTCTAACAATCTCAGATCATACTAAAAAATAATTCCACTTACACAAACATCCTACTGTAAATTATTGTTTTCCTACTCCTCTCAATTAGGTTTGTTCTTCATGGACCTTTCTAGACTCACTGctttaataaaaaattcctATCCCTTCCTTACCACCTTTTAGTAAGCACTAACATTAACAATACTTTAACAAGCACTGTATTAACCATACAATTGCAATAAAGGATGCCCACATGAAAATCAGTTAGGAAGATATCAAACCAGGTAAGAGTTTTGTACAGATACATCAAGGGATATATGCTTTATTTGATGTCATTGTATTAAGGTTGTGAAACAGAAACCAGTGGGCCTTCTAGACCTGTCAGACCAGACCTCTGCCAGGTAggattcagaaaataaattttgctgATAAAGAGGacaaacaagaggaaaaaaaaataacatcaagATTGTTTACCAAAATCCTGCAGAATGTATACAAGTTTGTGTGCATATCAATATAGTATGAAAATATTACCTTAAGATGGTACCAGTTTGATGGGTAAATGATTATCCACAAAGATCCATCACTCTTAGTGTTTTTAAAGGCATTTgcattataattatatttttatgtagtaaatattataaaatagcAGCTttggttaaaaagaaaattaaaaagtttaacTTATGAGCAGCCTGTAAGGATCAAACATGTCTACACTACTGCTTTGGAATGGATGAGAAGATGCAGAAATGGGCTATTAAAATGCTGGAAGAAGACAAGCTTTTACACAAGGGACTAGAAGAGCTTAACTCAAAGGGAACGGGGGACTTGTTGCTGCTCTCCCTCCTCCAGCATGTTTTTCCCTAtcagagaagggagagaacatACACAAACCACGGAGCACCAGTACAGTTAGTGGTGGAGGATAGGAAGTAGTTCCTGACCTCAAGGCAGACATGATATGTAAGACACAACAATCTCTCTGCTTTTACATTAGACATGGTCAGCTTGTAAAGAAACTTAAATATCAGCTCAGGTATCAGCGAAGAGCTGTGTCTAGGGAGTTAGGTGTGGCATGTATTTCTGTTTCCTCATTTGAACAATGCTACAGCAAAGATGCTCCTACCCTGAAGAGAAGAATAGGACCATGTCATAGAATCCAAAAAGCTCTGAGGCACCCAAAGAAGAATTAACACTTCACTATCAGGAGAAGTGTTAATTTACTCGGTACTGGGAAACTGAACTTGAAACCTTGTTAACTCCTCTCCTGGAAAACACTATGGGAAAGAGCTGCAGAACAGTGAGTCACCTGCAGATTTATGAAAAGAAGCTCATGTGTGGACTTCACAATCCCAAGAGGTAGGTTCTTCCTCTCCCTAGAGATCAATACACTATGCCTTACTTTCTACAGCAGATAATGGTTCTAAACTAGGGAAGTAACCTGCACTGAAAATGGGTATTTTGACACCAATCATTTTCATGGATTCAGAGAAAACTGATCTAGAAAAGCTGAGAACAGGTACAACACTCAAGATGCATCCCCTTCATGGAAGCCAGGATTTTGGAAGCACAGGGAGACTTACAACAACCACAGGAAGACAAAACTTTTTGTACATATTAAACAAGAAATAGAACTAGAATGCAACCTCCTTAAGCAGGGACAGCATTTGCAAAGGTCTGGGCACTCTGATTACCACCTGTCAGCAGCAATGCATCCTTTCTAAGACTGTCATCTAGTCCTACAGTAAGACcttctctgcttctttcttACCCTCCATAAAGAGCTCtttttgtaaataaaagaaCTGTGGAAACACTGGGCCATGCATATTTACTAGCAGTCCCAACTCTGTCCTAAAAGTGTCTCAGTGCTGTACCTGTCAATGCATCCTTTACAGGTAGAAACGTTCACACAGCATCCAACCCCACAAAGCAGGTGCTATGGAGTTTCCTCAAGATGACAATTCAAACAGGAGTTTTATGTTTGGGAGACAAAGTTAATAATCAGCTATGATGACATTTAACAAGCAATACCTGGACTACTGCCACCCCCAGCTCCATAGAGCAGACACAGCCTTCAGATGTTTGGGTCTCCACAGTAATTTATTCCGTACCCACACAATGAGCTGTAAGATGCTTAAAGCACAGATTCTGTCCCAGTGttttacttctattttaagACTGTGAGCTGAGCATGTGGCAGGAGAAAGCAATGTAAAAAAAGTATGAAGtcccccccctccaaaaatgCAAACTTACCAACACAGTCACAGCACTCATCCCAAAGTGTGCCCAGGCAGAGCATACACTCCTTACAGCAGGAACAGTTCCCTTCCCCAGGGCGGCACTGACACAGCTCCTGGAATCAACAGACACTCATTACACTGCAGCAATCCCAGATGTAAAATAACTACACAGCAGAGTGATTTTTCCTCAAGCCACAACTCAAATTAGGGCATTAAAAAAGCTTAGTACACTAATACAGTGAGTAAACGGTGAAACAACTCCAGCCAAAAATCAATCCAAGTTTACAAAAGGATCTTTTGcaagtttgcatttttttttccttaaaggtGACATTCTGAAGAGAAATCTGAAGCAAgcatttaaaagacaaaaaatccTATTCATGGGAAAAGTGTGTGCACTTCTGTGCATGCCTAAATCT
It encodes the following:
- the TWSG1 gene encoding twisted gastrulation protein homolog 1, whose amino-acid sequence is MRSQYITAPTVTVLLFLLWIPSSTGCNKALCASDVSKCLIQELCQCRPGEGNCSCCKECMLCLGTLWDECCDCVGMCNPRNYSDTPPTSKSTVEELHEPIPSLFRALTEGDTQLNWNIVSFPVAEELSHHENLVSFLETVNQPQHQNVSIPNNNVHTPYSSDKEHMCTVVYFDDCMSIHQCKISCESMGASKYRWFHNACCECIGPECIDYGSKTVKCMNCMF